Proteins from a genomic interval of Rhodothermales bacterium:
- a CDS encoding ribulose-phosphate 3-epimerase has product MPILAPSILSADFGRLEAHCRAAIEAGAEWLHVDVMDGHFVPNITIGPLIVRALRELADETGTVLDVHLMIEKPERYIDAFAEAGSDILTVHVEASTHLHRTVQAIKAAGMKAGVTLNPGTSLSTLEEVLPDIDLALIMSVNPGFGGQSYIPQSTRKIARLREMLDRIGSGAYLEVDGGVKPSNVGEVVQAGADVIVAGSAVFKGSQGVAANVAAFRRAWSVPA; this is encoded by the coding sequence ATGCCGATCCTGGCGCCTTCCATTCTGTCTGCCGACTTCGGCCGCCTGGAGGCGCACTGTCGGGCTGCCATCGAGGCGGGCGCCGAGTGGCTGCACGTGGATGTGATGGACGGTCACTTCGTGCCCAACATCACGATTGGCCCTCTGATCGTACGTGCCCTTCGGGAGTTGGCGGACGAGACCGGTACCGTGCTGGATGTACACCTGATGATCGAGAAGCCCGAGCGGTATATAGACGCGTTTGCCGAGGCGGGTTCGGATATTCTGACGGTGCACGTTGAGGCCTCGACCCACCTGCACCGGACCGTGCAGGCTATCAAGGCCGCCGGCATGAAAGCAGGGGTCACCCTGAATCCCGGCACGTCGCTGTCGACGCTTGAGGAAGTCCTTCCGGACATCGACCTGGCGCTCATCATGAGCGTGAATCCGGGCTTCGGCGGTCAGAGCTACATTCCGCAGAGCACCCGCAAGATTGCCAGGCTTCGGGAGATGCTGGACCGGATCGGCTCGGGTGCTTACCTGGAAGTTGATGGCGGCGTCAAGCCCTCCAACGTAGGCGAGGTTGTGCAGGCCGGCGCAGACGTGATCGTTGCGGGAAGTGCGGTGTTCAAAGGCTCACAAGGGGTTGCGGCAAACGTGGCGGCGTTCCGCAGGGCCTGGTCCGTTCCCGCATGA
- a CDS encoding SDR family oxidoreductase, producing the protein MNQIEGSTCVITGANSGIGKAAATEIARMGARVVMICRNRERGKQALLEVMKDSGSSSVDLILTDLSELQAVKDLAARLADEYPQIDVLVNNAGLFRNRREVTAQGHEMTFAVNHLAYFTITLSLLDTLRKSAPCRVINVASNAHRRMKLNFEDLQSEKRYNGWKAYGTSKLANILFTYELARRLEGTGVSANALHPGVVATSFGRAGNGLLSAIWKAASPFMLTPAQGARTVVHLATSPDVEGISGRYFANEKPVPSSTASMDTEAAARLWSESLSLAGFDEDPLPRRESVPA; encoded by the coding sequence ATGAACCAGATCGAAGGCAGTACCTGCGTCATCACCGGGGCCAACTCGGGGATCGGGAAAGCAGCAGCGACCGAAATCGCGCGCATGGGTGCCCGCGTGGTGATGATCTGCCGCAACCGCGAGCGCGGCAAGCAGGCCTTGCTGGAAGTGATGAAGGACTCCGGTTCCTCCAGTGTCGACCTGATACTCACGGACCTCAGTGAACTCCAGGCGGTCAAGGATCTCGCCGCGAGGCTCGCGGACGAATACCCTCAGATCGATGTGCTGGTCAACAACGCCGGCCTCTTCCGCAACAGGCGGGAAGTCACCGCGCAGGGCCATGAGATGACCTTTGCGGTCAATCACCTGGCCTACTTCACGATCACACTCAGCCTGCTCGATACGCTGAGGAAGAGCGCTCCCTGCCGGGTCATCAACGTGGCCTCCAACGCCCACCGGCGCATGAAGCTCAACTTTGAGGATCTGCAGTCCGAGAAGCGCTACAACGGATGGAAGGCCTACGGCACGTCCAAGCTGGCGAACATCCTGTTCACCTACGAGCTGGCACGACGGCTTGAAGGTACCGGTGTCTCTGCCAACGCGCTGCACCCGGGCGTGGTCGCCACCAGCTTTGGAAGAGCCGGCAACGGCCTCCTGAGCGCCATCTGGAAAGCGGCCTCCCCATTCATGCTCACCCCTGCGCAGGGCGCACGCACGGTCGTTCACCTGGCGACCTCTCCAGATGTGGAGGGCATCAGCGGCCGCTACTTTGCGAACGAAAAACCCGTTCCATCGTCTACGGCATCGATGGATACGGAAGCTGCCGCCCGTCTATGGTCCGAAAGCCTATCGCTTGCCGGCTTCGACGAAGACCCGCTACCCCGGCGGGAGTCGGTGCCTGCCTGA